TTGTCAAGCCCCAttaatctttcttttctaatGGTTTTCTAACAACGTACAACATCATTGGAGTAAACAATTTTTGTCTACCACCTTCAACTAAATTAACAGCAGCATCTTCTAAAGCATGAGTAACTTGTTTAGAACCTTTTGGAGctaaaccaattttttccaTTAAACCAACTGATTCAGTAGTAATGAATCTACCAATTCTTGAAGTTCTGAAAACAGTCAAATAATCACCAAAAGTTTgacaaaatttcaaatcaccACTTAATGGATAATACCAAGgaatttcatcatcaacatcagccaaatctttttgatattcaatttcaaatccaaCATTTTTCAAAGCTTGTTCAGCAACTTTACGAGAATACATTTTTGGAATACCATCACCGACTTCAATACCATAAGCAATTTTACGATGTTCTTCATTAGTTTCATCGTATTTATCAGTCATGACCCATTCATAAACACCGAAAACACCACCTGGTTTCAAAACTTTATAAATTTCTGAATAAACTCCTTCTAAAACTGGAGCATGAACGGTAGCTTCAATGGCATAAACAGCATCGAATGATTCTGGTTCAAAATCCATTTGCATAAAATCACCTTTAACATAAGATAATTTATGATCTAAATGGTATTTTTTAGCATAATGATTAGctctttcaatttgataatcattattatttaatccAACAATTTCACAATCAGTAAATCTTGTGATTTCTCTACCAGGACCACCTACACCACAACCAACATCTAAAACTTTCATGTTTTCATTAAGATTCATTTTATGGGCCAAGAAATGTTCATGTCTAGCAGTAGCTTGTCTAAAAGCTTCACCTTTATAATATCTTGAAAAATGGAATGAAGAACCCCAACCATATTCATAAAAGTCAGTGactaaattataataatgatgagTCAATTGGGAATAATCATTCAATCTTTtctcttcatcatctttagAAATACCACCATCCCAATGTTTGAAATAACCCTCAGCAGCAACAGAAGCAGCATCTTTAGATTTAGCTATTAAAGCTGATAACCCAGTTTTTTTATAAGATTCACCATGTAAAGCTTTAGTGAATTGTTCATCTCTTtcgtaatttttttctgctAATTGAACTGGAGACATTGTTAATGAGTTGAATCTTAGATTATGAATTAATTAAgtgttgaaaatttctaaattaaattaaaataagaaaatgAAAGGTTCTTTAActtgatttaaataattgtaaaagtaaaagaaaggaaagaaagaaattttgtattaaatataaataaatttttcaacaatcaacaacaatcaactaaaaaaaaaaaatcaactttCATGGCGTGTCTCTGTTTacagaaaagaaagaatgaaacaaaaagataaatGATTCCGGTACGACGACGACAACGACGAGAAGGACGAGTAAAGCAcgtaaaagaagaaagaacaaATATCGGATattcaatcaacaaaaagagGATATTACGTCCGGTCTTGTAATCTCTTGAATTAAGATTGATTacatttcaataaatacaATCATTAGTGTCTTATAACCAAAACacataataaattaatgaGAAGACTAGTTCAAGAACAGTAAGACTTTGTGTAAGAACTACGGCCATCGTCTCGTTCCCAATGATATTTCGGGAACGACGACAACCAAAACTCGTTTCTATACGAGAAGAATAGATCGTTGTGcatattatatttttagtGCTTTGTACACGCACACACTTTCTCtaactttctttttgagTTTGTGTAGTAGTA
The sequence above is a segment of the Candida albicans SC5314 chromosome 3, complete sequence genome. Coding sequences within it:
- the ERG6 gene encoding sterol 24-C-methyltransferase (Delta(24)-sterol C-methyltransferase, converts zymosterol to fecosterol, ergosterol biosynthesis; mutation confers nystatin resistance; Hap43, GlcNAc-, fluconazole-induced; upregulated in azole-resistant strain; Spider biofilm repressed) translates to MSPVQLAEKNYERDEQFTKALHGESYKKTGLSALIAKSKDAASVAAEGYFKHWDGGISKDDEEKRLNDYSQLTHHYYNLVTDFYEYGWGSSFHFSRYYKGEAFRQATARHEHFLAHKMNLNENMKVLDVGCGVGGPGREITRFTDCEIVGLNNNDYQIERANHYAKKYHLDHKLSYVKGDFMQMDFEPESFDAVYAIEATVHAPVLEGVYSEIYKVLKPGGVFGVYEWVMTDKYDETNEEHRKIAYGIEVGDGIPKMYSRKVAEQALKNVGFEIEYQKDLADVDDEIPWYYPLSGDLKFCQTFGDYLTVFRTSRIGRFITTESVGLMEKIGLAPKGSKQVTHALEDAAVNLVEGGRQKLFTPMMLYVVRKPLEKKD